From Coffea arabica cultivar ET-39 chromosome 2e, Coffea Arabica ET-39 HiFi, whole genome shotgun sequence, the proteins below share one genomic window:
- the LOC113725900 gene encoding lysine-specific demethylase JMJ28-like isoform X3 has protein sequence MAKKEDIPPDEVRCRRTDGRQWRCTRKVVEGKKLCHIHYLQGRRRQLKQKVPESLKLERKSKKISKKDGEKIRACSSRSSSRRIVKMALAAAVKKKQKKRCVSEVLDEALRRMKLKRGDLHLELIREFLKRQVEKKRLKKKNEEEEERENEWSGETELTRELPNGIMAISQKNSDNAGGHDAVDVKIGENSCSGWNTQRGFRSKNIEPVPLSTMQVVPSVNYLRRVKKCHWCRRSIGCNLIKCLKCRKQLFCWDCVKERYLEKKEIKVACPVCRETCSCMICLKRRWKEMSHKEFYRDKRKIAKIQLLHYLISLLLPVLKQINQEQNMELEMQAMITGEVPSNIKIQQSEMGNKKLCCCNNCKTSIVDYHRSCANCSYNLCLSCCWEFCRGNLYEKFCSKGCNGREIHRSAGELQLKINHISTSCISSCKAPHLSPMSLKSLKACSDGSVFCPPVDFGGCGERNLDLRCIFPLRWMKELEAGAEEVLQCHDFPETVVVCSCDSLCKGTEDKVEIQPLQKLAKRVESNDNFIYYPTLSDLNKEKLGHFQLHWAKGHPVIVRNVIRRTSVLNWDPVVMFSTYLERTISKSQNKKEVIDGATCLDWCEEYLNPISGHLNIALKLPEEAAKPEIGPCIHISCGGLEDFMNADFLTKLCFDSNDVVNVLACVTDVPITREQFKNIQTLMKKYKGQDHLQSSRKNNNRGHLLSSSNSTEVKGKSSLHSEESQESGLQDMMEERLSLPNGIAKVPLFTGNSIKGQISCFENGNIPFDSENESEFDSESSMLCSGNIQGLEDSDDETFFRDIESSSSSCEKQTANPSGAQWDIFRRQDVPKLLEYLRRHSDELSSAYCYGGHVVHPILDQSFFLDAYHKMKLKEEFGVQPWTFEQHLGEAIMIPAGCPYQIRKLKPCVNVVLDFISPENTTECIRLTDEIRLLPLRHRARGKVLEVRKMTAYGISSAIEEIQKLMCRETGGKLAER, from the exons ATGGCTAAAAAGGAGGATATTCCGCCGGACGAAGTCCGGTGCCGGAGAACGGACGGTCGGCAATGGAGGTGTACTCGGAAAGTAGTAGAAGGGAAAAAGCTCTGTCATATTCACTATCTCCAGGGCCGGAGAAGGCAGCTGAAGCAGAAAGTTCCGGAGTCGCTGAAATTGGAGAGGAAAAGCAAGAAAATTAGTAAGAAAGATGGGGAGAAAATCAGGGCTTGTTCGTCAAGATCATCGTCCAGGAGGATAGTGAAAATGGCGTTGGCGGCGGCTGTGAAGAAGAAGCAGAAGAAACGGTGCGTTTCTGAGGTTTTGGATGAGGCGTTGAGGAGGATGAAATTGAAGAGAGGTGATTTGCATTTGGAGTTGATCAGGGAGTTCTTGAAGAGGCAAGTAGAGAAGAaaaggttgaagaagaagaatgaggaggaggaggagagggagAATGAGTGGAGTGGGGAGACTGAGTTGACTCGCGAGTTGCCAAATGGCATAATGGCGATTTCGCAGAAGAATTCCGACAATGCTGGTGGCCATGATGCTGTTGAtgtgaaaattggagaaaattcGTGCTCGGGATGGAACACACAGAGGGGTTTTCGGTCCAAGAATATTGAACCCGTACCATTGAGTACAATGCAG GTTGTACCATCTGTGAATTATTTGAGGAGAGTGAAGAAATGCCATTGGTGTAGGAGGAGTATTGGTTGTAATTTGATCAAGTGTTTGAAATGTAGGAAGCAACTCTTTTGTTGGGATTGTGTTAAAGAAAG ATACTTggagaagaaagagattaaGGTGGCGTGCCCTGTTTGTCGTGAAACTTGTAGCTGTATGATCTGCCTAAAACGTCGATGGAAGGAAATGAGTCATAAG GAGTTTTATAGGGATAAAAGGAAAATTGCGAAAATCCAACTACTTCATTATCTCATTTCCTTGCTTCTTCCTGTGCTCAAACAAATTAACCAAGAACAGAACATGGAGCTTGAGATGCAGGCCATGATTACAG GTGAAGTACCATCCAATATCAAGATTCAGCAGTCAGAGATGGGAAACAAGAAGTTATGTTGCTG CAACAATTGCAAAACTTCAATTGTGGATTACCATAGAAGCTGTGCGAACTGCTCGTATAATCTCTGCTTAAGTTGTTGCTGGGAATTTTGTCGAGGAAATTtatatgagaaattttgttCCAAAGGTTGCAATGGTAGGGAAATTCATCGGTCTGCTGGTGAGCTGCAATTGAAGATAAATCACATTAGCACTTCTTGCATAAGTTCTTGCAAGGCGCCCCATTTGTCTCCGATGTCACTGAAGAGCTTGAAAGCTTGTTCTGATGGAAGCGTATTTTGTCCTCCAGTGGATTTTGGTGGATGTGGTGAGAGAAACCTTGATTTAAGATGCATTTTTCCCTTAAGGTGGATGAAAGAGCTGGAAGCAGGAGCAGAAGAGGTGCTTCAGTGCCATGACTTTCCAGAAACTGTAGTTGTGTGTTCTTGTGACTCATTGTGCAAGGGAACTGAGGACAAAGTTGAAATTCAGCCACTGCAAAAGTTGGCTAAGAGAGTAGAATCCAATGATAATTTCATCTATTATCCCACTTTAAGTGATTTAAACAAAGAGAAACTTGGACATTTCCAGCTGCACTGGGCTAAAGGTCATCCTGTTATAGTGCGAAATGTTATTCGAAGAACATCAGTTCTGAACTGGGATCCAGTTGTGATGTTCTCCACTTACCTTGAAAGAACAATTTCTAAGTCTCAAAATAAGAAGGAAGTGATTGATGGAGCTACTTGCTTGGACTGGTGTGAG GAGTATCTAAATCCAATTTCTGGCCATCTGAATATAGCACTCAAGTTGCCAGAAGAAGCGGCGAAACCTGAAATTGGTCCTTGTATTCATATTTCATGTGGTGGTCTGGAGGACTTCATGAATGCTGATTTTTTGACAAAACTCTGCTTTGACTCAAATGATGTG GTTAATGTTCTTGCATGTGTTACGGATGTTCCAATCACCAGAGAACAGTTCAAAAATATTCAAACATTGATGAAGAAGTACAAGGGTCAAGACCATTTGCAATCAAGCAGAAAGAACAATAATCGAGGTCATTTGCTTTCCAGCAGTAATTCTACTGAAGtaaaaggaaaatcatctttacACAGTGAAGAAAGTCAAGAATCAGGCTTGCAAGATATGATGGAAGAAAGGTTAAGCTTACCTAATGGAATTGCGAAAGTGCCTCTTTTCACTGGCAATTCAATTAAAGGACAAATATCATGCTTTGAAAATGGGAATATACCCTTTGATTCTGAAAATGAGTCTGAATTTGATTCTGAGTCCTCAATGCTTTGTTCTGGAAACATTCAAGGATTGGAAGATTCAGATGATGAGACTTTCTTTAGGGATATCGAGAGCTCTAGTTCTTCCTGCGAGAAACAAACAGCCAATCCATCTGGTGCTCAATGGGACATTTTCCGTAGACAAGACGTCCCAAAACTTCTAGAATACCTCAGACGGCATTCTGATGAATTAAGTTCTGCATACTGCTATGGCGGACAC GTGGTTCATCCAATTCTGGATCAAAGTTTCTTCCTCGATGCATATCACAAGATGAAGCTTAAGGAGGAATTTG GTGTTCAGCCATGGACCTTTGAGCAACACCTAGGAGAAGCTATCATGATTCCAGCAGGATGTCCATATCAAATTAGAAAACTAAAG CCATGTGTCAATGTAGTCCTAGACTTCATCTCACCGGAAAATACAACTGAATGCATTCGCTTAACTGACGAAATCCGTCTTCTCCCACTGCGCCATAGAGCCAGAGGAAAAGTGTTGGAG GTTAGGAAGATGACAGCATATGGAATCAGCAGTGCAATTGAAGAAATCCAAAAGCTAATGTGCAGAGA GACTGGTGGCAAGCTTGCTGAGAGATGA
- the LOC113725900 gene encoding lysine-specific demethylase JMJ28-like isoform X1, whose protein sequence is MAKKEDIPPDEVRCRRTDGRQWRCTRKVVEGKKLCHIHYLQGRRRQLKQKVPESLKLERKSKKISKKDGEKIRACSSRSSSRRIVKMALAAAVKKKQKKRCVSEVLDEALRRMKLKRGDLHLELIREFLKRQVEKKRLKKKNEEEEERENEWSGETELTRELPNGIMAISQKNSDNAGGHDAVDVKIGENSCSGWNTQRGFRSKNIEPVPLSTMQVVPSVNYLRRVKKCHWCRRSIGCNLIKCLKCRKQLFCWDCVKERYLEKKEIKVACPVCRETCSCMICLKRRWKEMSHKEFYRDKRKIAKIQLLHYLISLLLPVLKQINQEQNMELEMQAMITGEVPSNIKIQQSEMGNKKLCCCNNCKTSIVDYHRSCANCSYNLCLSCCWEFCRGNLYEKFCSKGCNGREIHRSAGELQLKINHISTSCISSCKAPHLSPMSLKSLKACSDGSVFCPPVDFGGCGERNLDLRCIFPLRWMKELEAGAEEVLQCHDFPETVVVCSCDSLCKGTEDKVEIQPLQKLAKRVESNDNFIYYPTLSDLNKEKLGHFQLHWAKGHPVIVRNVIRRTSVLNWDPVVMFSTYLERTISKSQNKKEVIDGATCLDWCEVETSAKQIFMGSMVDGTHLNVQHQTLKIKAWLSSSVFQEQFPSHYAEILHVLPLQEYLNPISGHLNIALKLPEEAAKPEIGPCIHISCGGLEDFMNADFLTKLCFDSNDVVNVLACVTDVPITREQFKNIQTLMKKYKGQDHLQSSRKNNNRGHLLSSSNSTEVKGKSSLHSEESQESGLQDMMEERLSLPNGIAKVPLFTGNSIKGQISCFENGNIPFDSENESEFDSESSMLCSGNIQGLEDSDDETFFRDIESSSSSCEKQTANPSGAQWDIFRRQDVPKLLEYLRRHSDELSSAYCYGGHVVHPILDQSFFLDAYHKMKLKEEFGVQPWTFEQHLGEAIMIPAGCPYQIRKLKPCVNVVLDFISPENTTECIRLTDEIRLLPLRHRARGKVLEVRKMTAYGISSAIEEIQKLMCRETGGKLAER, encoded by the exons ATGGCTAAAAAGGAGGATATTCCGCCGGACGAAGTCCGGTGCCGGAGAACGGACGGTCGGCAATGGAGGTGTACTCGGAAAGTAGTAGAAGGGAAAAAGCTCTGTCATATTCACTATCTCCAGGGCCGGAGAAGGCAGCTGAAGCAGAAAGTTCCGGAGTCGCTGAAATTGGAGAGGAAAAGCAAGAAAATTAGTAAGAAAGATGGGGAGAAAATCAGGGCTTGTTCGTCAAGATCATCGTCCAGGAGGATAGTGAAAATGGCGTTGGCGGCGGCTGTGAAGAAGAAGCAGAAGAAACGGTGCGTTTCTGAGGTTTTGGATGAGGCGTTGAGGAGGATGAAATTGAAGAGAGGTGATTTGCATTTGGAGTTGATCAGGGAGTTCTTGAAGAGGCAAGTAGAGAAGAaaaggttgaagaagaagaatgaggaggaggaggagagggagAATGAGTGGAGTGGGGAGACTGAGTTGACTCGCGAGTTGCCAAATGGCATAATGGCGATTTCGCAGAAGAATTCCGACAATGCTGGTGGCCATGATGCTGTTGAtgtgaaaattggagaaaattcGTGCTCGGGATGGAACACACAGAGGGGTTTTCGGTCCAAGAATATTGAACCCGTACCATTGAGTACAATGCAG GTTGTACCATCTGTGAATTATTTGAGGAGAGTGAAGAAATGCCATTGGTGTAGGAGGAGTATTGGTTGTAATTTGATCAAGTGTTTGAAATGTAGGAAGCAACTCTTTTGTTGGGATTGTGTTAAAGAAAG ATACTTggagaagaaagagattaaGGTGGCGTGCCCTGTTTGTCGTGAAACTTGTAGCTGTATGATCTGCCTAAAACGTCGATGGAAGGAAATGAGTCATAAG GAGTTTTATAGGGATAAAAGGAAAATTGCGAAAATCCAACTACTTCATTATCTCATTTCCTTGCTTCTTCCTGTGCTCAAACAAATTAACCAAGAACAGAACATGGAGCTTGAGATGCAGGCCATGATTACAG GTGAAGTACCATCCAATATCAAGATTCAGCAGTCAGAGATGGGAAACAAGAAGTTATGTTGCTG CAACAATTGCAAAACTTCAATTGTGGATTACCATAGAAGCTGTGCGAACTGCTCGTATAATCTCTGCTTAAGTTGTTGCTGGGAATTTTGTCGAGGAAATTtatatgagaaattttgttCCAAAGGTTGCAATGGTAGGGAAATTCATCGGTCTGCTGGTGAGCTGCAATTGAAGATAAATCACATTAGCACTTCTTGCATAAGTTCTTGCAAGGCGCCCCATTTGTCTCCGATGTCACTGAAGAGCTTGAAAGCTTGTTCTGATGGAAGCGTATTTTGTCCTCCAGTGGATTTTGGTGGATGTGGTGAGAGAAACCTTGATTTAAGATGCATTTTTCCCTTAAGGTGGATGAAAGAGCTGGAAGCAGGAGCAGAAGAGGTGCTTCAGTGCCATGACTTTCCAGAAACTGTAGTTGTGTGTTCTTGTGACTCATTGTGCAAGGGAACTGAGGACAAAGTTGAAATTCAGCCACTGCAAAAGTTGGCTAAGAGAGTAGAATCCAATGATAATTTCATCTATTATCCCACTTTAAGTGATTTAAACAAAGAGAAACTTGGACATTTCCAGCTGCACTGGGCTAAAGGTCATCCTGTTATAGTGCGAAATGTTATTCGAAGAACATCAGTTCTGAACTGGGATCCAGTTGTGATGTTCTCCACTTACCTTGAAAGAACAATTTCTAAGTCTCAAAATAAGAAGGAAGTGATTGATGGAGCTACTTGCTTGGACTGGTGTGAG GTAGAAACTTCTGCCAAACAGATATTCATGGGGTCAATGGTGGATGGCACACATTTAAATGTGCAGCATCAGACCCTGAAAATTAAAGCCTGGCTTTCTTCTAGCGTATTTCAAGAGCAATTCCCTTCTCATTATGCTGAGATCTTGCATGTTTTACCGCTTCAGGAGTATCTAAATCCAATTTCTGGCCATCTGAATATAGCACTCAAGTTGCCAGAAGAAGCGGCGAAACCTGAAATTGGTCCTTGTATTCATATTTCATGTGGTGGTCTGGAGGACTTCATGAATGCTGATTTTTTGACAAAACTCTGCTTTGACTCAAATGATGTG GTTAATGTTCTTGCATGTGTTACGGATGTTCCAATCACCAGAGAACAGTTCAAAAATATTCAAACATTGATGAAGAAGTACAAGGGTCAAGACCATTTGCAATCAAGCAGAAAGAACAATAATCGAGGTCATTTGCTTTCCAGCAGTAATTCTACTGAAGtaaaaggaaaatcatctttacACAGTGAAGAAAGTCAAGAATCAGGCTTGCAAGATATGATGGAAGAAAGGTTAAGCTTACCTAATGGAATTGCGAAAGTGCCTCTTTTCACTGGCAATTCAATTAAAGGACAAATATCATGCTTTGAAAATGGGAATATACCCTTTGATTCTGAAAATGAGTCTGAATTTGATTCTGAGTCCTCAATGCTTTGTTCTGGAAACATTCAAGGATTGGAAGATTCAGATGATGAGACTTTCTTTAGGGATATCGAGAGCTCTAGTTCTTCCTGCGAGAAACAAACAGCCAATCCATCTGGTGCTCAATGGGACATTTTCCGTAGACAAGACGTCCCAAAACTTCTAGAATACCTCAGACGGCATTCTGATGAATTAAGTTCTGCATACTGCTATGGCGGACAC GTGGTTCATCCAATTCTGGATCAAAGTTTCTTCCTCGATGCATATCACAAGATGAAGCTTAAGGAGGAATTTG GTGTTCAGCCATGGACCTTTGAGCAACACCTAGGAGAAGCTATCATGATTCCAGCAGGATGTCCATATCAAATTAGAAAACTAAAG CCATGTGTCAATGTAGTCCTAGACTTCATCTCACCGGAAAATACAACTGAATGCATTCGCTTAACTGACGAAATCCGTCTTCTCCCACTGCGCCATAGAGCCAGAGGAAAAGTGTTGGAG GTTAGGAAGATGACAGCATATGGAATCAGCAGTGCAATTGAAGAAATCCAAAAGCTAATGTGCAGAGA GACTGGTGGCAAGCTTGCTGAGAGATGA
- the LOC113725900 gene encoding lysine-specific demethylase JMJ28-like isoform X2, whose amino-acid sequence MAKKEDIPPDEVRCRRTDGRQWRCTRKVVEGKKLCHIHYLQGRRRQLKQKVPESLKLERKSKKISKKDGEKIRACSSRSSSRRIVKMALAAAVKKKQKKRCVSEVLDEALRRMKLKRGDLHLELIREFLKRQVEKKRLKKKNEEEEERENEWSGETELTRELPNGIMAISQKNSDNAGGHDAVDVKIGENSCSGWNTQRGFRSKNIEPVPLSTMQVVPSVNYLRRVKKCHWCRRSIGCNLIKCLKCRKQLFCWDCVKERYLEKKEIKVACPVCRETCSCMICLKRRWKEMSHKEFYRDKRKIAKIQLLHYLISLLLPVLKQINQEQNMELEMQAMITGEVPSNIKIQQSEMGNKKLCCCNNCKTSIVDYHRSCANCSYNLCLSCCWEFCRGNLYEKFCSKGCNGREIHRSAGELQLKINHISTSCISSCKAPHLSPMSLKSLKACSDGSVFCPPVDFGGCGERNLDLRCIFPLRWMKELEAGAEEVLQCHDFPETVVVCSCDSLCKGTEDKVEIQPLQKLAKRVESNDNFIYYPTLSDLNKEKLGHFQLHWAKGHPVIVRNVIRRTSVLNWDPVVMFSTYLERTISKSQNKKEVIDGATCLDWCEVETSAKQIFMGSMVDGTHLNVQHQTLKIKAWLSSSVFQEQFPSHYAEILHVLPLQEYLNPISGHLNIALKLPEEAAKPEIGPCIHISCGGLEDFMNADFLTKLCFDSNDVVNVLACVTDVPITREQFKNIQTLMKKYKGQDHLQSSRKNNNRGHLLSSSNSTEVKGKSSLHSEESQESGLQDMMEERLSLPNGIAKVPLFTGNSIKGQISCFENGNIPFDSENESEFDSESSMLCSGNIQGLEDSDDETFFRDIESSSSSCEKQTANPSGAQWDIFRRQDVPKLLEYLRRHSDELSSAYCYGGHVVHPILDQSFFLDAYHKMKLKEEFGVQPWTFEQHLGEAIMIPAGCPYQIRKLKPCVNVVLDFISPENTTECIRLTDEIRLLPLRHRARGKVLEVRKMTAYGISSAIEEIQKLMCRDYV is encoded by the exons ATGGCTAAAAAGGAGGATATTCCGCCGGACGAAGTCCGGTGCCGGAGAACGGACGGTCGGCAATGGAGGTGTACTCGGAAAGTAGTAGAAGGGAAAAAGCTCTGTCATATTCACTATCTCCAGGGCCGGAGAAGGCAGCTGAAGCAGAAAGTTCCGGAGTCGCTGAAATTGGAGAGGAAAAGCAAGAAAATTAGTAAGAAAGATGGGGAGAAAATCAGGGCTTGTTCGTCAAGATCATCGTCCAGGAGGATAGTGAAAATGGCGTTGGCGGCGGCTGTGAAGAAGAAGCAGAAGAAACGGTGCGTTTCTGAGGTTTTGGATGAGGCGTTGAGGAGGATGAAATTGAAGAGAGGTGATTTGCATTTGGAGTTGATCAGGGAGTTCTTGAAGAGGCAAGTAGAGAAGAaaaggttgaagaagaagaatgaggaggaggaggagagggagAATGAGTGGAGTGGGGAGACTGAGTTGACTCGCGAGTTGCCAAATGGCATAATGGCGATTTCGCAGAAGAATTCCGACAATGCTGGTGGCCATGATGCTGTTGAtgtgaaaattggagaaaattcGTGCTCGGGATGGAACACACAGAGGGGTTTTCGGTCCAAGAATATTGAACCCGTACCATTGAGTACAATGCAG GTTGTACCATCTGTGAATTATTTGAGGAGAGTGAAGAAATGCCATTGGTGTAGGAGGAGTATTGGTTGTAATTTGATCAAGTGTTTGAAATGTAGGAAGCAACTCTTTTGTTGGGATTGTGTTAAAGAAAG ATACTTggagaagaaagagattaaGGTGGCGTGCCCTGTTTGTCGTGAAACTTGTAGCTGTATGATCTGCCTAAAACGTCGATGGAAGGAAATGAGTCATAAG GAGTTTTATAGGGATAAAAGGAAAATTGCGAAAATCCAACTACTTCATTATCTCATTTCCTTGCTTCTTCCTGTGCTCAAACAAATTAACCAAGAACAGAACATGGAGCTTGAGATGCAGGCCATGATTACAG GTGAAGTACCATCCAATATCAAGATTCAGCAGTCAGAGATGGGAAACAAGAAGTTATGTTGCTG CAACAATTGCAAAACTTCAATTGTGGATTACCATAGAAGCTGTGCGAACTGCTCGTATAATCTCTGCTTAAGTTGTTGCTGGGAATTTTGTCGAGGAAATTtatatgagaaattttgttCCAAAGGTTGCAATGGTAGGGAAATTCATCGGTCTGCTGGTGAGCTGCAATTGAAGATAAATCACATTAGCACTTCTTGCATAAGTTCTTGCAAGGCGCCCCATTTGTCTCCGATGTCACTGAAGAGCTTGAAAGCTTGTTCTGATGGAAGCGTATTTTGTCCTCCAGTGGATTTTGGTGGATGTGGTGAGAGAAACCTTGATTTAAGATGCATTTTTCCCTTAAGGTGGATGAAAGAGCTGGAAGCAGGAGCAGAAGAGGTGCTTCAGTGCCATGACTTTCCAGAAACTGTAGTTGTGTGTTCTTGTGACTCATTGTGCAAGGGAACTGAGGACAAAGTTGAAATTCAGCCACTGCAAAAGTTGGCTAAGAGAGTAGAATCCAATGATAATTTCATCTATTATCCCACTTTAAGTGATTTAAACAAAGAGAAACTTGGACATTTCCAGCTGCACTGGGCTAAAGGTCATCCTGTTATAGTGCGAAATGTTATTCGAAGAACATCAGTTCTGAACTGGGATCCAGTTGTGATGTTCTCCACTTACCTTGAAAGAACAATTTCTAAGTCTCAAAATAAGAAGGAAGTGATTGATGGAGCTACTTGCTTGGACTGGTGTGAG GTAGAAACTTCTGCCAAACAGATATTCATGGGGTCAATGGTGGATGGCACACATTTAAATGTGCAGCATCAGACCCTGAAAATTAAAGCCTGGCTTTCTTCTAGCGTATTTCAAGAGCAATTCCCTTCTCATTATGCTGAGATCTTGCATGTTTTACCGCTTCAGGAGTATCTAAATCCAATTTCTGGCCATCTGAATATAGCACTCAAGTTGCCAGAAGAAGCGGCGAAACCTGAAATTGGTCCTTGTATTCATATTTCATGTGGTGGTCTGGAGGACTTCATGAATGCTGATTTTTTGACAAAACTCTGCTTTGACTCAAATGATGTG GTTAATGTTCTTGCATGTGTTACGGATGTTCCAATCACCAGAGAACAGTTCAAAAATATTCAAACATTGATGAAGAAGTACAAGGGTCAAGACCATTTGCAATCAAGCAGAAAGAACAATAATCGAGGTCATTTGCTTTCCAGCAGTAATTCTACTGAAGtaaaaggaaaatcatctttacACAGTGAAGAAAGTCAAGAATCAGGCTTGCAAGATATGATGGAAGAAAGGTTAAGCTTACCTAATGGAATTGCGAAAGTGCCTCTTTTCACTGGCAATTCAATTAAAGGACAAATATCATGCTTTGAAAATGGGAATATACCCTTTGATTCTGAAAATGAGTCTGAATTTGATTCTGAGTCCTCAATGCTTTGTTCTGGAAACATTCAAGGATTGGAAGATTCAGATGATGAGACTTTCTTTAGGGATATCGAGAGCTCTAGTTCTTCCTGCGAGAAACAAACAGCCAATCCATCTGGTGCTCAATGGGACATTTTCCGTAGACAAGACGTCCCAAAACTTCTAGAATACCTCAGACGGCATTCTGATGAATTAAGTTCTGCATACTGCTATGGCGGACAC GTGGTTCATCCAATTCTGGATCAAAGTTTCTTCCTCGATGCATATCACAAGATGAAGCTTAAGGAGGAATTTG GTGTTCAGCCATGGACCTTTGAGCAACACCTAGGAGAAGCTATCATGATTCCAGCAGGATGTCCATATCAAATTAGAAAACTAAAG CCATGTGTCAATGTAGTCCTAGACTTCATCTCACCGGAAAATACAACTGAATGCATTCGCTTAACTGACGAAATCCGTCTTCTCCCACTGCGCCATAGAGCCAGAGGAAAAGTGTTGGAG GTTAGGAAGATGACAGCATATGGAATCAGCAGTGCAATTGAAGAAATCCAAAAGCTAATGTGCAGAGA TTATGTGTAA